From a single Bryobacter aggregatus MPL3 genomic region:
- a CDS encoding tetratricopeptide repeat protein — MRVQLYDPVQRVVLSESHLTGLNAFELRGVPNGINELRVVNAQGDIVFTTSVSCPYQNTFTIDLTRGPAQPAAQRPVSIARMQHKIPKKAMKAFQEASKASANHDEAALLANLKTAIAIDPQFFEAANNLGVLYLRQGRVNDAYQMFARATSIDPTDALAESNLAYTLLSMNRFPEAEEAARASIRSDSLSSRARFFLAVSLLEQHKESKEAMFHLKKAGEGFEPARKLLGLLTTAAKQ, encoded by the coding sequence TTGAGGGTACAACTCTACGATCCGGTGCAGCGTGTGGTGCTCTCTGAATCTCATTTGACTGGGCTCAATGCATTTGAGCTGCGCGGCGTACCCAATGGGATCAATGAGCTTCGCGTTGTGAATGCGCAGGGCGATATTGTATTTACAACTTCCGTCAGTTGTCCGTATCAGAACACTTTTACAATCGACCTGACCCGAGGTCCAGCCCAGCCAGCAGCACAGCGTCCTGTCTCGATTGCCCGCATGCAGCATAAGATTCCGAAGAAGGCGATGAAGGCTTTTCAGGAAGCCAGCAAGGCCTCGGCAAACCATGACGAAGCAGCGCTCCTGGCGAATCTGAAAACTGCGATTGCGATTGATCCGCAATTCTTTGAGGCCGCGAATAATCTCGGTGTCCTTTATCTCCGTCAAGGACGCGTCAACGACGCGTATCAGATGTTTGCGCGCGCTACTTCGATTGACCCGACAGACGCGCTGGCTGAATCGAATCTCGCCTACACCTTACTGTCGATGAATCGTTTTCCTGAAGCTGAAGAGGCCGCGCGGGCCAGCATCCGGTCCGATAGCCTCTCCAGCCGCGCGCGGTTCTTCCTGGCGGTGAGTCTGCTCGAACAGCACAAGGAGAGTAAGGAAGCGATGTTCCATCTGAAGAAGGCGGGAGAAGGCTTTGAACCGGCTCGCAAGCTGCTTGGGCTGCTGACGACGGCAGCGAAGCAGTAG
- a CDS encoding chromate transporter, which produces MIQLLILYWILLQAILSSFSGLTSLPVIRHDLVVDRQWIDDVHLNAAVMIGRSTPGPMGVYVVCIGYFVAGYPGALVGMLALATPALLMIALLHFLHTRVDHPRVKNAIRFVVIGGTGFSAATLVGMGQAALTSGWLIGIALTSCLLVLRTRIATIWILTAAGIVAVMVK; this is translated from the coding sequence ATGATCCAACTGCTCATTCTCTATTGGATTCTCCTGCAAGCGATCCTCTCCTCCTTCAGCGGACTCACCAGCCTGCCCGTGATCCGCCACGATCTGGTAGTCGATCGGCAGTGGATCGATGATGTCCACTTGAATGCGGCAGTGATGATTGGACGCTCGACGCCGGGGCCGATGGGCGTGTATGTCGTGTGCATCGGCTATTTCGTGGCGGGCTATCCGGGCGCTTTGGTCGGGATGCTCGCGTTGGCGACCCCGGCTCTTCTGATGATCGCGCTGTTGCACTTCCTCCATACGAGGGTCGATCATCCCCGGGTGAAGAATGCAATACGCTTTGTCGTGATTGGGGGCACGGGCTTCAGTGCCGCAACTTTAGTCGGCATGGGCCAAGCGGCGTTGACGAGCGGATGGCTCATCGGAATCGCACTCACTTCCTGTCTGCTCGTTCTCCGAACACGAATCGCTACAATTTGGATTCTGACCGCAGCCGGAATCGTAGCTGTAATGGTAAAGTGA